A window of Drosophila subobscura isolate 14011-0131.10 chromosome E, UCBerk_Dsub_1.0, whole genome shotgun sequence contains these coding sequences:
- the LOC117890557 gene encoding uncharacterized protein LOC117890557, which yields MDKLNDHLRISANILYCNESQKLLNWESEYLHKAEITRMIYTSGAALNSTQLQLHIGDGSQLFIVISTEPPYDLLQVLELRFQHADFLIVTDQPIEQDTWLAFVQYAFEQGYVRLLLYTASDGGVYGKTLFPYVRIDPTTVEEYLRYRGTLKNLHGYPVRVAAYKNVPRSFMYVNAWGRTIYAGFYMRFVRAFLDSKNASFVPVHTPSDSPGNCTLVLHNETVDICADSLAANPQMFSLTYGFRIAYANVMVAHAKPLLSYRYLEAPFQNSVWLCLVAYVLLIVSFLSCLHWQQYRRWDFSKYLLEVFSSLLFAGFTLQSIRGRERYILFGVIFMTGFVYSTMYLGLLKSMLISEVYEPQINTFEQLVESNITLLVDPYDRILFAKYNMPEVLWSVVETVTFETLLHHRNRFDQRYAYVLFTDRMDLYETAQLFLRHPRLRRIPINFAFLFTGIPMRKRWFLKEHLSTAWYHAFESGLTRKLAQDANNEAMSVGHLHYLITEHLEAKPLDLDYFVMPTIALALGHSLALISFVIELTAWRMCRSREQV from the coding sequence ATGGACAAGCTAAACGATCATCTGCGCATCTcggcaaacattttgtacTGCAACGAGAGCCAGAAGCTGTTGAATTGGGAGTCGGAGTACCTGCACAAGGCGGAGATCACACGAATGATCTACACCTCGGGGGCAGCTCTGAACTCAacgcaactgcagctgcacatAGGAGACGGGAGTCAGCTCTTTATTGTGATCAGCACAGAGCCACCGTACGATCTCTTGCAGGTGCTCGAGCTGCGCTTTCAGCACGCCGACTTTCTCATCGTCACAGACCAACCGATCGAACAGGACACGTGGCTGGCCTTCGTGCAGTACGCCTTTGAGCAGGGCTATGTGCGCCTCCTGCTGTACACCGCCTCTGATGGGGGAGTCTACGGGAAAACGCTGTTCCCCTACGTACGGATAGATCCAACCACCGTGGAGGAGTACCTGCGGTACAGGGGCACGCTCAAGAATCTGCACGGATATCCGGTGCGAGTGGCAGCCTACAAGAATGTGCCGCGCAGCTTCATGTACGTGAATGCTTGGGGCAGGACGATCTATGCGGGCTTCTACATGCGGTTTGTGCGCGCCTTTCTGGACTCCAAGAATGCCAGCTTCGTGCCCGTGCACACGCCCAGCGACTCGCCGGGCAACTGCACCCTCGTGCTGCACAACGAAACGGTGGACATATGCGCCGATTCGCTGGCAGCCAATCCCCAGATGTTCAGCCTCACCTATGGCTTTCGCATCGCCTATGCCAATGTAATGGTGGCCCATGCCAAGCCACTGCTCTCGTACCGCTACCTGGAGGCGCCGTTCCAGAACAGTGTCTGGCTGTGCCTGGTGGCGTATGTCCTGCTGATCGTCAGTTTCCTCAGCTGCCTGCACTGGCAGCAGTACCGCAGATGGGACTTCAGCAAGTATCTATTGGAGGTGTTCAGCTCGCTGCTCTTCGCAGGCTTCACACTGCAATCGATACGCGGGCGGGAGCGCTACATACTCTTTGGGGTGATCTTCATGACGGGCTTTGTGTACTCCACGATGTACTTGGGGctgctgaagagcatgctcATTTCGGAGGTGTACGAGCCGCAGATCAACACCTTTGAGCAGCTGGTGGAGAGCAATATCACACTGCTGGTGGATCCCTACGATCGCATTCTGTTCGCCAAGTACAACATGCCGGAGGTGCTGTGGTCCGTGGTCGAGACGGTGACATTTGAGACGCTGCTGCACCATCGGAATCGCTTCGACCAGCGCTACGCCTACGTTCTCTTCACCGACCGCATGGACCTGTACGAGACGGCACAGCTATTTCTGCGGCATCCTCGTCTGCGTCGCATACCCATCAACTTTGCCTTCCTGTTCACCGGCATTCCCATGCGCAAGCGCTGGTTCCTCAAGGAGCATCTGAGCACGGCCTGGTACCATGCCTTCGAGAGCGGACTTACGCGGAAACTGGCCCAGGATGCCAACAACGAGGCGATGAGCGTGGGACACTTGCACTACCTCATCACGGAGCACTTGGAGGCGAAGCCGCTGGATCTAGATTATTTCGTTATGCCCACAATTGCGCTCGCACTCGGCCACAGCCTGGCCCTCATCAGTTTTGTCATCGAGTTGACGGCCTGGCGCATGTGCCGCTCCCGCGAGCAGGTCTAA